The bacterium DNA segment TGATAGGATACTCGTAAGCACTTACCACAAGGTTGTCACAAAAGACAGGATAGAAGGTAGAAAGGATAAATACAAAAATAAGAAACACCATCCCAACACGCATAGCTCCTCCTTTGCTTCAGTATTTATCGCATTAATATTTGATTATTTAAAGATTATTATTATTGAAAATTATGTCAAGGAATTATTTTCACAATAAAATGGTTAATATTCTTTGGGTGCTTGTCTCCTTTTATTATCGTATAACCACCAAATAAATATAGCCACAAGGGTAGCTGCAAAATAAATATATACCATGGTTTGTCTGCTAAGTCCAAATAGGATGGTTATGGCAAATGGAATCAATGCATAAATGATCCAGAATATCACGCTTTGAACGAAACCCATAATAAGACCTCTCATTTTTTACTTTGTTTGCTGTTGCAAAATATTATAAAATAATGTGAATAGGTCAAGCAGAATCGGAGGTGAATAGTTGTCCGAGAAAATTCAAAGGCCAAGTTGGGATGATTATTTTATGGCTATGGCATTTTTAGTGGCTACTCGCTCAACATGTACCCGCCGCAAAGTGGGGGCGGTGCTGGTAAAAGACAGAAGAATACTTGCCACAGGTTATAACGGTCCACCATCAGGTTTTCCCCACTGCGATGGGTAAAAGACAGAAGAATACTTGCCACAGGCTATAACGGTCCACCATCGGGTTTTCCCCACTGCGATGTTATAGGATGTCTGCGGGATAAGCTAAATATTCCCTCGGGCGAGCGTCAGGAAATATGTTGGGGACTTCACGCTGAGCAAAATGCGGTCATTCAGGCCGCCGTGTTCGGAGTATCAACGAAAGGAGCAGTGCTTTACTCAACCACAAAACCCTGCATAACATGTGCTAAAATACTCGCTAACGCGGGAATTAAGAAAATATATTGCGCTGAGGATTATCCAGATAAATTTACTGATGAACTTTTGTCTGAACTCGGAATTCCGCTTATATTCTTGCCAAAACCAGATTTAAGCTTTTTTTGTGAACAGGAGGAGAAAAAATGAAATGCCCGTTTTGCGGCTCGCTTGACGACAAGGTAATAGATTCACGGACGATACGCGACGGTAAAGTTATAAGACGAAGGCGAGAATGCCTTTCCTGCGGGAAAAGGTTCACAACTTATGAATACATAGAACAGTCTCCGCTTCTTGTTATAAAGAGAGATGGCAGCCGCGAGGAATTCCAGCGAGAAAAGCTTATCCGCGGGATAAGAATAGCCTGCCGAAAGAGACCTGTATCGGCTGAAAAAATTGAACAATTGGTCGATAAAATCGAAAGCGAAATACTTTCCATGGGGGTTTCCGAAATTTCCTCGCTCAAGATAGGTGAACTTGTTATGCAGAATTTGAGAAAACTCGACGAGGTAGCATATGTAAGATTTGCCTCGGTATACCGTGAGTTCAAAGATATTGAGGAATTTCAGCAGCTTCTTGAAGAGCTCGAGAAAATTCGCAAGTGGGAAGCATTAAAAGATGCGCAATTACCATTAACGGGAGAAAAACAATGAAAAAAATAACGATATTACTAGCCTTAGCTGCTTTTTCCGCGCTAACAAACGCATCTGTTGAATTAAGAATAGACCCAAGAATAGAGCTTGTCGGTGTGCTCGAGTATTTCTCGCTTGATTCACAGAGTAGGGAAGAGGTTTTTCTTTCCGAGAGCAACTATTTCGTCGAAGAGCTTAGAAAATATTTTGCCCCGTATTCTAATCATTCCGCAATAAAAAAATTAAGAAAATTAAATAATAAGGGATTTTCAGTCTTGGATTTTGCCAAAGTGCTAATGTATTATGATTTTCCGCCTAAACTTGGTCAGATGATTCCGTTTGAGCGTGGATTTTTCTTGGATTTAAATTTAAAGGCTAAAAATAAGAAAAAATTGATAGAAGACCTTATAGAATCTGTTCGAGATTTCGCCAAGGTATCAGAATTTGAAAAATATTTGAGATTATATACAGGCGACCTTGAAATGAAGGTAGAAATGGTTTCCCAAGATATTGCTAAAAATGAGATTCCAGAAAGATTGTTTAACATGTTTGGTTTAAATTTTTCTGAAAAAAAGTTTATGGCGATATTTTGTTCTTGGCTTAAAGATGAAATTCATTTCTATTCCCCGATTTTTGGGTATGTAGTAATAATTGGTCCCGAAATCTCTCAAAAAGGCAATCCAACTTTCAGAAGCGCCAGAACAATGAACAAACTCATTAAAGGTTTCGCATCATTACTTATCGATGAGATAGTTGATTCGAACTTGGATGCAGTTCAATCGCTTGGCGACCTTTACACTGTATTGGGAAATAGCGCAAAATCAATTTGCAAGGACTGGGTTTGTGCCTTCAAACATCAATGGATGATGTCAATAATCCCTAATGTATCGGACATCAAGACACCCGCACTGATTGAGATTCATAAAGATTTTGCCCAAGGATTTATTTTCACCCCTTTTCTTTACTTTATTTGCAATGAACCTGTAAGTTTTGGTAATGCTGACACTATTAACGAATTTAAGGCAAGGATAATTATGCCTCTTACAGATTTTCTCGGTGAGTTCGAGGGGATATCGTATGTGCAAAAGAAGTATGAAGCACGACTCGTTGATGAAATATGGCAACATGCCAAAGCTGAAGCGCAAAATCTCAGTTTTGACGATGTTAGCTACATAGTTTTTCACTTCCTTAGGGGGCATCTCGCCGATGCCAGTGAGTTGATAAATACTAAAATGGAGTTGTCGGCAGGTAATGAAATGGAGGAGATGCTTTACAGGTGCCTCTCGGCGGCATTCAAGGCGGAAACGGGGGAATTGCTCGAAGCAGAGAGCATGGCTAAGGATTGTTTGATTTCTACAGATTCGGATAAGGTAAAAGCATACGCATACTTTACTTTGGGAATAGTTGCTCAAAATAGGGGCAAGGTTAAGAAGGCGGAGAAGATGTTTATTAAGGCGTCGAAACTATATCCTGAAATAAGCAGTTTGAAAGAACATATAATGAACTTCAAAGAGGGCAACGGGAATGATAATAAGCCTAAAAAGGCTAAATAAGATTCTTGTTGCGATAAAGAAGATAAGGATTGTCGTTTTCGGTGACCTGATGCTCGACAGATATTTATGGGGTGAGGCTGAGCGTATTTCTCCGGAAGCGCCGGTTCCGGTGGTCAAAGTTGAGGATGAAAGCGAGCGACTTGGTGGTGCTGCCAATGTAGCGTGGAACCTCAAGACTCTTGGTGTTGAGCCCATACTGGTGGGCTTAATAGGTGAGGACATGTTTGGCGAAAGATTGAGGAGGCTTTTGAGGGAATTCAAAATAGATGATGAATACATAGTAACTTCGAAAAAGCGGCAGACTACCACCAAAACAAGAGTCATCGCAAGAAACCAGCAGGTGGTAAGGGTCGATAGAGAAGATATTGGCAATCCAGGGCGCAATGAGAATCTGAAACTTGTGGAAAATGCACTTAGCGCAATGGAACAAGCTGATGCGTTGATAATTTCTGACTACGGTAAGGGAGTAATAAACAAAACAACTCTCAGAAACATTGGCGCTAATTTCAGGCATAACAAGCTTT contains these protein-coding regions:
- a CDS encoding dCMP deaminase family protein, with translation MRFSPLRWVKDRRILATGYNGPPSGFPHCDVIGCLRDKLNIPSGERQEICWGLHAEQNAVIQAAVFGVSTKGAVLYSTTKPCITCAKILANAGIKKIYCAEDYPDKFTDELLSELGIPLIFLPKPDLSFFCEQEEKK
- the nrdR gene encoding transcriptional repressor NrdR encodes the protein MKCPFCGSLDDKVIDSRTIRDGKVIRRRRECLSCGKRFTTYEYIEQSPLLVIKRDGSREEFQREKLIRGIRIACRKRPVSAEKIEQLVDKIESEILSMGVSEISSLKIGELVMQNLRKLDEVAYVRFASVYREFKDIEEFQQLLEELEKIRKWEALKDAQLPLTGEKQ
- a CDS encoding DUF4932 domain-containing protein, producing MKKITILLALAAFSALTNASVELRIDPRIELVGVLEYFSLDSQSREEVFLSESNYFVEELRKYFAPYSNHSAIKKLRKLNNKGFSVLDFAKVLMYYDFPPKLGQMIPFERGFFLDLNLKAKNKKKLIEDLIESVRDFAKVSEFEKYLRLYTGDLEMKVEMVSQDIAKNEIPERLFNMFGLNFSEKKFMAIFCSWLKDEIHFYSPIFGYVVIIGPEISQKGNPTFRSARTMNKLIKGFASLLIDEIVDSNLDAVQSLGDLYTVLGNSAKSICKDWVCAFKHQWMMSIIPNVSDIKTPALIEIHKDFAQGFIFTPFLYFICNEPVSFGNADTINEFKARIIMPLTDFLGEFEGISYVQKKYEARLVDEIWQHAKAEAQNLSFDDVSYIVFHFLRGHLADASELINTKMELSAGNEMEEMLYRCLSAAFKAETGELLEAESMAKDCLISTDSDKVKAYAYFTLGIVAQNRGKVKKAEKMFIKASKLYPEISSLKEHIMNFKEGNGNDNKPKKAK
- the rfaE1 gene encoding D-glycero-beta-D-manno-heptose-7-phosphate kinase gives rise to the protein MIISLKRLNKILVAIKKIRIVVFGDLMLDRYLWGEAERISPEAPVPVVKVEDESERLGGAANVAWNLKTLGVEPILVGLIGEDMFGERLRRLLREFKIDDEYIVTSKKRQTTTKTRVIARNQQVVRVDREDIGNPGRNENLKLVENALSAMEQADALIISDYGKGVINKTTLRNIGANFRHNKLFVSVDPKENHFSLYRNVSLITPNQKEASNSCGIEIMDEKSLVKCARKLMRITSAESILITRGAKGMTLVRSDGSVKNYGTVARQVYDVTGAGDTVIAAFTAVIAAGGSYDEAAIISSHAAGIVVGKVGTATAMPQEIMESMRYEIEAKKH